From the genome of Pseudomonadota bacterium:
ACCGATCGTGTCGAGCCATTGCCCGGAGTAGGAGAACCTGTAGGTGAGCCGCGCGATCTCGCCGTCGCAGCCGTCGAGCACCGACTGGGTCTGGAACAGGAGGCCCGCGATCACGAGCGCCCACCACGGCTCGGCGATCGCCGCGAAGACGCCCGAGAGCGCGCCGAACGCCATGATCGCGACGGTCACCGCGTTGGGCCGCACGCCGGTGCGCACGAGGAACCGTGAGATGAAGAGCGAGATCTTCCGGTTCAGGTGGCGCGACACGAAGCCGTCGACCGGCTTCTTGAGGGACTCGAGGAGGTGCCTCTCCGCGGCGCGCGCCTTCCCTCGGTCCACGACGCGCAGGGCGTAACCGCGACCCTTGCCCTCGCGGACGCTGTCGCCGAGGCGGCCGAGCCACGCGTCCGGATCCGCGAGCACCTCCTCCGCGCCCGCCGCATCCACGACGCGGATGGGCAGATCGGGCGGAATGGCTTCGGGCTCGGCGAGCAGCCGCCTATCGAATACGAGATCCGCCGGCAGCACGACGTACCGCGCAGCGGGATCGAGCGCCTCGCCCTCCGCCTCGAAGAGCTCGATCTCTGCGCGATCCGAGCTCGGGCGCGCGCCGGGGCCGGTGAGCAGGGCGCGCTCCACGAAGGAGAACGACAGCGCGAGGAGGAGCCGCTCGCCCACGGTGAGCCCGGCGAGGCGCCTGCCGACCGTCGCGGCGGGCGGCCCGGCGGGGCAGATGATGATCGCGGTCTGGGTCTGGGTGCTCATGCGGTCGCTCGGCGGGCAACCTAGCGGCTCGCGCGCCCCGCGTCAACGGCGAGCGGGGGTGAAAAAACACACGTCCCGAACGCGAACACTGCGGCACAGGGGAGAGAAAGGGTCTATGCTCGGCGCACGGCTCGCCGAAAGCGAGGAGTATCATGGAAAGAGCGAAGGTTCTGGCGGTTCGTTTTGTGCTTCTGTTCGCGATCGTGCTGGTCTCGTGCTCGAGCAACAAGGTGAGCGGCACGATCGACGGCGGATCCGGGACCGACGGCGACACGGATGTCGACGGCGACTCCGATTCCGACTCCGATTCCGACACCTTCGACGAGTGCGCGTCGGTCTCCGAGGAGGCGCACAGCGGCTACGCCCCGGCGGACATCATTTTCGTGATCGACAACACGCCGAGCATGGAGGACGAGATCGCCGAGGTTCGGGCCAACATGAACGCGTTCTCGCAAACCATCATCGATTTCGGGATCGACGCGCACGTCATCGTGATCTCATGCCTGCCCGGGGAGTGCGGCAACTCGGGCGGCGGTAGCACGAACTACGGCATCTGTATCGATCCTCCGCTCGGGGCGGTCGATGGCTGCCAGGCGATCGACGGAGAGGAGGAGCTCGTCACGAACGACGACAACCCGCCCGTCTATACCCACGTCAGCACCCGCGTGCCGAGCGTCAAGGACCTCGAGTGGATCCTGGACAACTACCCCGACTACTCGTCCGCGCTTCGGCCGGGCGCGCAGAAGCACATCGTCGTCGTTTCCGACGACACGGACGAGACGACCTCCACGGCTTTCGACGCCGCGCTGCTCGCGCTCGATCCGCCGACGTTCGCGGGGTACAAGTTCCACGGCATCTTCTCGTACATGAGCAAGGAGGAGGGCTGCGCCGCGGACCCCGTGGACGAGTGCTGCGAGTTCGCCGCGCCGGGCGGCGAGGGCGTCCCCTACGCGGAGCTCGTCGCGCTGACCGGCGGGGTGTCCGGGGATCTGTGCCTCCAGGACTTGGACGGCGTGTTCGCGGCGGTGGCGACCTCGGTCACGGAGAACGCGGTGCTCAGCTGCGAATGGGAGATCCCCGCCCCCCCCGAGGACATGGAGTTCGATCCGGAGATGGTGAACGTCGTGTACGACGACGGACTCGGCGGCACCCAGACCATAGGCCACGTCGACTCCGCGGAGGACTGCGCCGACGTGGAGCACGGCTGGTACTACGACGATCCGGAGAACCCGCAGTGGATCTACGTCTGCCCCCAGACGTGCGACTTCATCCAGGGGAACGAAGGCTCCAGCATCGTCATCGAGTTCGGCTGCGAGACCGAATACGCGGACCCCGTCTGATCTCCGAAGACGCCCTGGCAGGTGAGCCCAGTCCCCAATTTCCCGGCACACGGTTTGCAGTCGGGTGTTATTGTCGATCTCCATTTGCACCAGAGGAGCGGAATTGATGACGACCAAACTCATCTGGGCCGTGGCGTTCGCAGCCGCGGCCGCCCTGGCGCTCGGGTTCGCCGGTTGCGACGACGACGGGAGCGGGGGATCGCCCGACGCGGGCGACGCCGGGGACACGGAGACTGAGTGGGAGAGCCCGATCGACGGCTCGGTGTGGGGCGATACCGAGGAGGAGGAGGAGATCGAGCCCGAGTGCGAGTGCTCGGATCCGCTCTGCGGCATCGAGTACACGTGCTACCCGGGCGAGAAGGACTGCCTGTGCGGCACCGTGTGCGACAACGCGGTGTACGCCGCGCAGGGGTGGGGACCGTACCTCCAGGACTACCGGTGTTACGAGCCGTGCGACGGCGGCGGGACGTGCGCGCGCGCGGGCGACGTCTGCACCGATCTCGCGCCCGTGGGCGGCCCGGAGCTCTGCCTCCCGCGGATCCACGCCGAGTCCGGCGCGTTCGAGATCAAGGTGACCCCGGGCGGATCGGACTGGTCGATCGTCGACACGGCGCAGGTCGACGTCCAGCTTCTCGTCGGCGGCGAGGAGCGGCACCTCGTCATGGCGTTCGCAACGGAGAACGGCCCGCCGCCGATGATCGAGCTCGTGTTCCTGGAGCCGGGCGTGGGCGACTACTACTACCTCGACGTGTACGTTTTCGAGGAGTTCTGGGCGCCGGGCACGGTGGAGCTGACGACCGGCGGGACCTACGAGATGGATGCGCGGCTCTACCGCCTTTCCGACGACATGTGGATCGCCGGGCAGGGGCTCACCGGGACGATCGAGCTCGTCGAGACCACGGAGCCCGAGCTGTGCGACGGCCCGGGTTGCCCGAAGACGGTCGTCGGATCCATGAGCCTCGAGCTCTACGGCCTCGAGGCTGAATTCACGGAGTACTGAGATGCGCGAGCTCACCGTAAAGGCTCTTGCGGCCCTCTCTCTTTCCGCTCTCTCGCTCGCCCTCGTTGCGTGCGATCCCGAGAAGGTGACC
Proteins encoded in this window:
- a CDS encoding CDP-alcohol phosphatidyltransferase family protein, which codes for MSTQTQTAIIICPAGPPAATVGRRLAGLTVGERLLLALSFSFVERALLTGPGARPSSDRAEIELFEAEGEALDPAARYVVLPADLVFDRRLLAEPEAIPPDLPIRVVDAAGAEEVLADPDAWLGRLGDSVREGKGRGYALRVVDRGKARAAERHLLESLKKPVDGFVSRHLNRKISLFISRFLVRTGVRPNAVTVAIMAFGALSGVFAAIAEPWWALVIAGLLFQTQSVLDGCDGEIARLTYRFSYSGQWLDTIGDDLTNYLFCLGLAVGGARVHGWPWLYAVGAFFFALQCYASGIQYQRILRMGTGDLLAMPNAVTGGQPRGAWGKFTRFVHTMTKRDTFVFVTAVIAAAQLPLVSFGLIAGGTIILAAGLTLNELRLREMERRGVPLPR